In Bombus terrestris chromosome 6, iyBomTerr1.2, whole genome shotgun sequence, a single window of DNA contains:
- the LOC110119347 gene encoding uncharacterized protein LOC110119347 has protein sequence MDPRCKKPRDFVATYKNLTEEIHKRNRLRIKWFQKYEWLLDEHKKLQKELEKLCEEKQTVIATETFERKEGKTCLPAPITTSGEYGWLASKPKFQLEIYGAYRPQYPDPLKEITPLFGNMPTLPVGIGYIW, from the exons atggACCCACGGTGCAAAAAGCCTCGCGATTTTGTAGCAACCTATAAAAATTTAACCGAGGAAATTCATAAGAGAAACCGCTTACGTATAAAATGGTTTCAGAAGTATGAATGGTTATTAGATGAACAcaa GAAATTACAGAAAGAATTAGAGAAATTGTGCGAAGAAAAGCAAACGGTTATTGCCACGGAAACGTTCGAGCGAAAAGAGGGAAAAACTTGTTTGCCAGCTCCGATTACTACTAGCGGCGag TACGGTTGGCTCGCATCGAAACCAAAATTTCAATTGGAAATATATGGAGCTTATAGACCGCAATATCCCGATCCTCTTAAAGAAATAACGCCATTATTTGGAAATATGCCTACTCTTCCAGTAGGCATAGGGTATATTTGGTAA